Proteins encoded within one genomic window of Vicinamibacterales bacterium:
- a CDS encoding VWA domain-containing protein, which yields MSARLSAALVIALVSVSIAPSAQAPFRSGAQTVAVYTTVTDAAGGLVTDLDKDKFEIFDDGKPQTITTFASDLQPITVVMMLDRSGSMVGNFGLVEKAAETFVERLLPGDKARIGSFSNRIEVDPQSFTNSKEELTGILRTELQEAGPTPLWNAVGVGMTGLLHVEGRRVVLVFTDGMDNPMNGSPNNLSLKGVAKRADEEDVMVYAIGLASAEDGFHRGYGGSGGGRGYGGFGGRGGGGRGRGYTDRPDPGLQTLTAASGGGYFELTRTADLTSTFARVADELHRQYLIGFVPQKNDGKSHRLEVHVKGDGLVARARKSYVAPK from the coding sequence ATGAGCGCGCGGCTGTCGGCGGCGCTGGTCATCGCGCTCGTGTCGGTGTCGATCGCGCCGTCGGCTCAGGCACCGTTCCGGAGCGGGGCGCAGACGGTGGCCGTCTACACGACGGTGACCGACGCGGCCGGTGGCCTCGTCACCGATCTCGACAAGGACAAGTTCGAGATCTTCGACGACGGGAAGCCGCAGACGATCACCACCTTTGCCAGCGATCTCCAGCCGATCACGGTCGTGATGATGCTCGACCGCAGCGGCAGCATGGTCGGCAACTTCGGACTCGTGGAGAAGGCCGCGGAAACGTTCGTCGAACGGCTGTTGCCTGGCGACAAGGCGCGCATCGGCAGCTTCTCGAACCGTATCGAAGTCGATCCCCAGTCGTTCACCAACAGCAAGGAGGAGCTGACCGGTATCCTGCGCACCGAATTGCAGGAGGCCGGTCCGACGCCGCTCTGGAATGCCGTCGGCGTCGGCATGACGGGGCTGCTGCACGTGGAGGGGCGGCGTGTCGTGCTGGTCTTCACCGACGGCATGGACAACCCGATGAACGGCAGCCCGAACAATCTCTCGCTGAAGGGTGTGGCCAAGCGCGCCGACGAAGAGGACGTGATGGTCTACGCGATCGGGCTGGCGAGCGCCGAGGACGGATTCCATCGCGGCTACGGCGGATCCGGCGGCGGTCGTGGCTACGGCGGGTTCGGCGGGCGGGGCGGCGGCGGACGGGGCCGCGGCTACACGGATCGCCCCGACCCCGGGCTGCAGACGCTCACGGCCGCCAGCGGCGGCGGCTATTTCGAGCTGACCAGGACCGCCGATCTGACGTCGACGTTCGCGCGCGTCGCCGACGAACTGCACCGCCAGTATCTGATCGGGTTCGTGCCGCAGAAGAACGACGGCAAGAGCCACCGGCTCGAAGTGCACGTCAAGGGCGACGGACTCGTCGCCCGCGCCCGCAAGAGCTACGTCGCTCCGAAGTGA
- a CDS encoding SAM-dependent methyltransferase yields the protein MEPSDDRPVRNISDTAVWVAHYRAVESERPDAHFHDPYARALAGERGARIAKSPQFGDRNAWAFVARTTLIDRMIEDAIGAGVDLVVNLAAGLDTRPYRMPLPAALRWVEVDLPAIFDYKEAVLGDAVPRCALERVRLDLSDEAARQAFFAAVSVGARDALVLTEGLLIYLSPAQVSTLAHDVAAQPSFRRWVIDVASPGLLQVLARQTGQAIVDAGAAFQFAPAEGPDFFRPLGWTPVRVESLLKEARTQNRLPWLLKLFAALPEPKQRNPKRPWSAIVQLQRA from the coding sequence ATGGAGCCATCGGACGACCGCCCGGTCCGCAACATCTCCGACACCGCCGTCTGGGTCGCCCACTACCGGGCGGTGGAGAGCGAGAGGCCGGACGCGCACTTCCACGATCCCTACGCGCGGGCGCTGGCCGGCGAGCGAGGGGCGCGGATCGCGAAGTCTCCGCAGTTCGGCGACCGCAACGCCTGGGCGTTCGTGGCCCGCACGACGCTGATCGACCGGATGATCGAGGACGCCATCGGCGCCGGTGTCGATCTCGTCGTCAATCTCGCGGCCGGCCTCGACACGCGCCCCTACCGCATGCCGCTGCCGGCAGCGCTGCGATGGGTCGAAGTCGATCTGCCGGCTATCTTCGACTACAAGGAGGCGGTGCTCGGCGACGCCGTCCCGCGCTGCGCGCTCGAGCGCGTGCGCCTCGATCTCTCAGACGAAGCGGCGCGGCAGGCGTTCTTCGCTGCCGTCAGTGTCGGCGCGCGCGACGCGCTGGTGCTCACGGAGGGACTGCTCATCTATCTGTCTCCGGCGCAGGTGAGCACCCTGGCGCACGACGTGGCGGCGCAGCCCTCGTTCCGCCGTTGGGTGATCGACGTCGCCTCGCCGGGCTTGTTGCAGGTGCTGGCGCGGCAGACCGGACAGGCGATTGTCGACGCCGGCGCCGCTTTCCAGTTCGCTCCGGCTGAAGGACCCGACTTCTTCCGGCCGCTCGGCTGGACGCCGGTGCGGGTCGAGTCGCTGTTGAAGGAGGCGCGCACGCAGAACCGGCTGCCCTGGCTGCTGAAGCTGTTCGCCGCATTGCCGGAGCCGAAGCAGCGCAATCCGAAGCGCCCGTGGTCGGCGATCGTGCAATTGCAGAGAGCGTGA